A genomic window from Triticum urartu cultivar G1812 chromosome 7, Tu2.1, whole genome shotgun sequence includes:
- the LOC125522448 gene encoding probable methyltransferase At1g29790 yields MSYTTTAPSVLAISLPSPTPVHPLSLSKPATGAEPEIPRHRAGPGFPLAELAKAAAFPPSPRALGGAPEPAARAMGSVSLKLPASRRRHGGPLSCLCSPAPLNLLMLLSLLCTNLLAFFAFFAPPPRHDPAAGATPSSSANLSAHVAAIALEIGGASSSSGARLPDGLPPELLLFLTPHALPLGRDARTGLTHMPASVAASCLRSPSALALLSAFMSYAPHSACPRNATLPRRLVSKGCEPLPRRRCLSRGPRAPLPASGMGLDHRRWAGPARGGHEFLADDVLRLSASKIRIGLDVAGGAANFAARMRERGVTVVTSVLDGAGKPMNEFVAARGLFPLLLSPAHRFPFYDGVFDLVHVGTAALDEAGAPAMGQAATPEALEFFMFDVDRVLRAGGLLWIDSYLCQIEERRRAVAKLIDRFGYKKLKWVAGEKAGGATTSTYLSAVLRKPARS; encoded by the coding sequence ATGTCGTACACAACGACAGCCCCCTCGGTCCTCGCTATCTCACTCCCCAGCCCCACTCCAGTCCACCCGCTCTCGCTGAGCAAGCCGGCGACCGGAGCAGAGCCCGAGATCCCTCGCCACCGCGCCGGGCCGGGGTTCCCACTAGCCGAGCTCGCAAAAGCCGCtgcctttcctccctctcctcgcgcgcTCGGGGGAGCACCGGAGCCGGCGGCGCGCGCCATGGGGTCGGTGTCCCTGAAGCTGCCGGCGTCCCGCCGCCGCCACGGCGGGCCCCTCTCCTGCCTCTGCTCCCCGGCGCCGCTCAACCTCCTCATGCTGCTCTCCCTCCTCTGCACCAACCTCCTCGCCTTCTTCGCCTTCTTCGCGCCCCCTCCCCGCCACGACCCCGCCGCCGGCGcaaccccctcctcctccgccaaCCTCTCCGCGCACGTCGCCGCCATCGCGCTCGAGATCGGCGGCgcgtcctcctcctccggcgccCGCCTCCCGGACGGCCTGCCCCCGGAGCTGCTCCTCTTCCTCACCCCGCACGCGCTGCCGCTCGGCCGCGACGCGCGGACGGGGCTCACCCACATGCCGGCCTCCGTCGCGGCGTCCTGCCTCCGGTCCCCGTCCGCGCTGGCGCTCCTCTCGGCCTTCATGTCCTACGCGCCCCACTCCGCCTGCCCGCGCAACGCCAccctcccgcgccgcctcgtCTCCAAGGGCTGCgagccgctgccccgccgccggTGCCTCTCCCGCGGGCCCCGTGCCCCGCTCCCGGCCTCCGGCATGGGCCTCGACCACCGCCGCTGGGCCGGCCCCGCGCGCGGCGGCCACGAGTTCCTCGCCGACGACGTGCTGCGCCTCAGCGCGTCCAAGATCCGGATCGGCCTCGACGTCGCCGGCGGCGCCGCCAACTTCGCGGCCCGGATGAGGGAGCGCGGGGTCACCGTCGTCACCTCCGTGCTCGACGGCGCCGGGAAACCGATGAACGAGTTCGTGGCGGCGAGGGGCCTGTTCCCGCTGCTGCTCTCGCCGGCGCACCGGTTCCCCTTCTACGACGGGGTGTTCGACCTGGTGCACGTCGGCACCGCGGCGCTGGACGAGGCCGGGGCCCCCGCGATGGGGCAGGCGGCGACGCCGGAGGCGCTGGAGTTCTTCATGTTCGACGTCGACCGGGTGCTGCGCGCCGGCGGGCTGCTCTGGATCGACAGCTACCTGTGCCAGATCGAGGAGAGGAGGCGAGCGGTTGCCAAGCTCATTGACAGGTTTGGTTACAAGAAGCTCAAGTGGGTCGCCGGAGAGAAGGCCGGCGGTGCGACAACATCAACCTACCTCTCCGCGGTGCTGCGAAAGCCGGCAAGAAGCTGA
- the LOC125521651 gene encoding protein NRT1/ PTR FAMILY 2.11-like, with translation MDAEPRRQQQEEEEEEGTTKEQDSGNGADAEPVHNHRGWKAMPYVIGNETFEKLGTIGTLSNMLVYLTTVYHMQSVSAATLLNVFSGTSNLATVLGAFVSDTYLGRYTTIAISIIASFLGMLLLTLTAALPSLHPPTCNASKGQQQCQGPSASHFAALLASFFFLVVGASGVRPCSLAFGADQFDPRTADGRRGIASFFNWYYFTFTIAIMLSATVIIYLQSNVNWALGLAVPAVLMGISCVVFFMGTRLYVRVRPEGSPLTSFAQVLVAAARKRHLRRARSVAELFDPPHRSKLVSKLAYTDQFTCLDKAAMRTPEDALCSDEKTPVNQWRLCTIQQVEEVKCLARIIPVWSSGIVYFVVLTQLGTYVVLQAAQTDRRISSASSFEIPQGSFIVFSMLSLTLWIPVYDRLVVPALRRFTKHEGGITLLQRIGVGLALSVATMLVSAAVEHRRRRRTAMTSCFWLVPQLLLAGLSEAFGGIGQLEFFYRQFPENMRSVAGALYCLGFALASYASGVMVTVVHRATRGRDGEPDWLAQDLDQGRVDLFYLVTATIAAVNLVYFVVCARWYRSKESDDNDDDGDGSHAGDDVELVEGRPQKSASSAPV, from the exons ATGGACGCTGAGCCTCGGCGGCAGcaacaggaggaggaggaagaggaggggaCGACGAAGGAGCAGGACTCTGGCAACGGCGCCGACGCCGAGCCCGTCCACAACCACCGCGGATGGAAGGCCATGCCGTACGTCATAG GGAACGAGACGTTCGAGAAGCTTGGCACCATCGGGACGCTGTCCAACATGCTGGTGTACCTGACGACGGTGTATCACATGCAGAGCGTCAGCGCCGCCACCCTCCTCAACGTCTTCTCCGGCACCAGCAACCTCGCCACCGTCCTCGGCGCCTTCGTCAGCGACACCTACCTAGGCCGCTACACCACCATTGCCATCTCCATCATCGCTTCCTTCCTCGGCATGCTCCTGCTCACCCTCACCGCCGCGCTCCCCTCCCTCCACCCTCCCACCTGCAACGCATCCAAAGGGCAACAACAGTGCCAGGGCCCGTCCGCCTCCCACTTCGCCGCTCTCCTGgcctccttcttcttcctggTCGTCGGCGCCAGCGGCGTTCGGCCCTGCAGCCTCGCCTTTGGGGCAGACCAGTTTGACCCGCGCACCGCCGACGGACGTCGCGGCATCGCCAGCTTCTTCAACTGGTACTACTTTACTTTCACCATCGCCATCATGCTCTCTGCCACCGTCATCATCTACCTCCAGAGCAACGTCAACTGGGCGCTGGGGCTCGCCGTCCCCGCCGTGCTCATGGGCATCTCATGTGTCGTCTTCTTCATGGGCACCCGCCTCTATGTTCGTGTCCGCCCCGAGGGCAGCCCCTTGACTAGCTTTGCACAGGtcctcgtcgccgccgcccgcaAGCGCCACCTCCGGCGAGCTCGTAGCGTCGCCGAGCTGTTCGACCCACCGCACCGGAGCAAGCTTGTCTCCAAGCTGGCCTACACCGACCAGTTCACATGCCTCGACAAGGCGGCCATGCGGACCCCTGAGGACGCGCTCTGCTCTGACGAGAAGACGCCAGTGAACCAATGGAGGTTGTGCACGATACAACAGGTGGAGGAGGTGAAGTGCTTAGCGCGCATCATCCCGGTGTGGTCGTCGGGCATCGTCTACTTCGTGGTGCTGACCCAGCTTGGCACCTACGTCGTGCTCCAAGCAGCACAAACCGATCGCCGGATCAGCAGCGCCAGCAGCTTCGAGATCCCGCAAGGCTCCTTCATCGTCTTCTCCATGCTCTCCCTCACTCTATGGATACCCGTGTACGACCGGCTGGTGGTGCCGGCGCTCCGCCGCTTCACCAAGCACGAGGGCGGCATCACCCTGCTCCAGCGCATCGGCGTCGGGCTGGCGCTCTCCGTCGCGACGATGCTGGTGTCGGCGGCCGTGGAGCACCGACGACGGCGCCGGACCGCCATGACGTCGTGCTTCTGGCTGGTGCCGCAGCTGCTGCTGGCGGGCTTGTCGGAGGCGTTCGGCGGCATCGGGCAGCTCGAGTTCTTCTACCGGCAGTTCCCGGAGAACATGCGGAGCGTGGCCGGGGCGCTCTACTGCCTGGGGTTCGCCCTCGCGAGCTACGCCAGCGGGGTGATGGTGACGGTGGTGCACCGGGCGACGAGGGGGCGGGACGGGGAGCCCGATTGGCTGGCGCAGGACCTGGACCAGGGAAGGGTCGACCTGTTCTACCTTGTCaccgccaccatcgccgccgtCAACCTCGTATACTTCGTTGTCTGCGCACGGTGGTACAGGTCCAAGGAGTCCGACGACAacgatgacgacggcgacggctCCCATGCCGGCGATGACGTCGAGCTCGTCGAAGGAAGACCGCAGAAGTCCGCGAGTTCGGCGCCGGTTTAG